The DNA region TCAAGCACCGTCTCCTCTCCTTCTGTATTTGAGGTCAATTGCCAAAGCTGTCTTTGAGAAAAACTTTTTTGGTTCGTCAACCATTTATTGTTTAGGAGAATTGAGAGACGACCTTCTGCTTTGTTTAAAAAATATGGCGTTAGAAAATAATAAGTATAGCTACTTTTAGGAATGATTTTATAGCGAACGATTCCCGGTCGATTGCTATCAATGCGATCATAGACCTTCTCACCTTTATCGTTGGTTGACTCTTTCATATTTTCTGTCTCCACTCTTGAAAAACCGAAGGTCTGAAAATAATGAATATCATTCTTAGAATTCCCCACCATCGAATTAAGGATAATATTTTGGTTTGCTACAGGATTATTGAATCCAAATTGTATATTTCGCACAAGCGTATTTGTTCCAAAAGCAATGGAGAGGACATTGGGATTTTCATAAACAACATACCGGTCGTCATCGTATACCTTGTTTATATAGTATTCTGGAAGATCAAATCGTTTGGAGTAACGCGTAAAATACATCTTTTTAGGATTCATTTCGACCTCCTTTTGGGTGAAGTCTTTCACATCCATATAATAACGCACCCCGTAGAGCGCATCTGTTAAAGCTGTTCCATTTGCATATTGGGTTGCAGCATTCACTCCTACATCTCCCAGATATGCAAACAAATTCATGGTAGACCGCTCCAAACTTGAACTAAAACTGCTCAGTCCCGGATAAGACAACAAAGTTGGTGCTGTTTTTGAGTAAGAAAAGCTAGAACCAATACGATAGAATTTTGTTTTAGCACTATCCTGAAGACTATCTGTTACATGCTTAACCGAAATTGTTGCATCACTAAATTTATAAGCATTGGCATAATGTAGGGTCACTTGGGACAAATATGCATTATATCCCAGCTCAAGTATTGTGATGAAAGCTAGCATCACCCACCCCAAACGACCTGGACCCAAATAGAAAACCAGCAAAACACTTAACCAGACCATAATAGTCAAGGCTACCTGCGAAAGAAGATAACCCTGCTGTAATAAAAATAGACCTAGTACCATCGCACTTACTAGAACAACAGAGAAGATCAGTCTATTCTTTTTAGAGTATTGCCATTTTTTCCAGTAGCAATAAAAAATACCCGTAACAAATAGACCTGTAAAAAGAAAAATCAATAAATAGTTTTGCTTGACAAAATCCGTCACCATCTGAGGTTGTTCTTTAGAAATATAACTGTATTTTTGACTCAAGACGTAGGTCGCAGAAGCAATGAGTATAACACAGCCAATTCCAAAACCCTTGTTCGAAATCTTCGGCGATTCTTTGAAGGCTTGAAAAGCCAGCAAAACCATGTAGAAAGATAAAATCCAAGAAAAGCGGAAAAAGAACCCTGCTGGATTCTGCCCCATGTGCCAAATTTTACTAGCAAACTCATTAACAAATGAAATGAAAAAGATTACCGTTATAATACTAGCACTGATTTTTTGGTTGTGATGCACTTTTGCGAACTTAAAATAGAGAATAAAGCCAAATAAAGCTAGTGCTCCTACATAAATATTTGGTAAATTAGGACCTGCTGACCAACCAGAGGTCGTATCAAAGCCACCAATGGTTAATTTTGATAAAATGTCTAAAGGATTGATCTGCAATGCTAAACGAAAGGTCAGTCCAGTTCCCACTTGCCCTTTACTTTGCATAAGATTTAGGGCAACTGGATAGATTAAGACGGACACTAGTCCTATCGCCATAACAGAGTAACTAAAAGTCCTTAGAAGAGGAGAAAAGAAACTCCCTAGCTTCTTTTTCCAATCTCCTTCAACTGCCAGACGAGGAGAAACATAGAAACAAGCATACAAGGCAACAAAGATACCAATCATATAGCCCATATAAAACTGCAAAAAGAAGGTCAAGGCTATCGTCCAGATATAACAAAACGGTTTCCCTCCGTCCAGTAGTTCTTCCAGTACCGCAATAACAAGTGGTAACAAAATCATAGCATCGTAAAAGATTGGATTCATCTGATAAGAAACCAGCATCCCAGACAAAGCATAAGCAGTTGATGCAAAAGGCACTAGCCATGCATTTCCTTCCAGCGCTTTATAGCGTCTCACTAAAAGATATGCAAAACTAAGTCCGATAGCTCCATAACGCAGCCAAATTGTCAGGAAGACTGCTAAACTAAAATGACTAAATGGAGTGATGATATAGATGAGATTAAAAGGACTCAATAGATAATAAGCTAATACTCCAAGCATATCCCCACCTAGTGATTTGGTAAAGGAGTAGAAAAAACTAGACCAATCACCCGAAAGAATTGCTGATTTCAAGAAACCATAAAAACTGATGTACTGTTGTCCAAAGTCAACTGCCATAAGACTCTTTATACCAAAAGGGTACATGCCAATAAAAGACCAAACTACCAATATAATCACCATTGGAAGTAGAGCGCTGATAATATAAGTGCTTAACTTTCGGTGAGCCTTAAGCGAATTTAGCAGCCGTTGATATAATCTCGTAAACAATTTCATTCTTACCCTACCCTATCTTTTCTTGCTGCCTCAATATTTGTTTCTCCAACAACAAAATGTGGACGTTGCTTGACTTCATAATAAATCTTCCCAATGTATTCTCCCAAAATACCGATAGAAATCAATTGGACTCCACTAAAAAGAATAATGGCAGCTATAGTTGTAAAATAACCGCTGACCCTATGCCCTGCATACATAAAATATCGAACAAGTTCAACTAACAGGTAGAGCAAAGCGATTCCTAAACTGATTAACCCAAACTGTACACAAACTCTCAGAGGCTTATCGTTAAAGGAGATGATTCCTTGAATAGCATAATTGAAGGACTTTTTCAATCCAAATTTACTCTTCCCAGTTATCCTAACTTGATTTTTGTATGGAATTACTTTTTCTTTAAAGCCAATCCACTCATAGAGCCCTTTATTAAAGCGATTGTATTCCGGTAATGCTATAAAGGTCTCAACAGCACGTCTGCTCAGTAATCGCAATTCTGATTTCCCATCAGTTAGCCGAACATCCATTGAGTGATTCGATACATCATAAAAAACTTTTGCAAAAAGACTTGCTAGTTTAGATTCTCCCACACGGTCTCTCTGACCGCTAACAATGTCATATCCCTCCTTGTAAGCTGCAACAAATTCTGGAATGAGATAGGGTGGGTGCTGAAGATCTCCGTCCATTACCATCACCGCATCACCAGTTGCATATTTAAAACCTGCTAAAATTGCTCCCTCGCGACCAAAATTTCGACTTAAGCTAATATAGCGAACCCTTGAGCTATCCGCTGCAATCGTCTCTATCAACTCAAGAGTTGCATCACTCGAACCATCATCAACATAGAGCAATTCATAATCTGAAAGCCCTATTCCCAGCATACTATCCAACTGTCTAGACATTTCATCATGTGTTTTAGTCAATATATTTTCTTCATTGAAAAAAGTGATTAGTACAGTTAATTTCATTGAACTACCTTTCTTTCATATTTTCTTAAAGGGAACAAATAATAAAGTATTTATTCCTTCTAAAAAAGAGAGAAACTCTGTTCTCTCTTGTAGTATTAGCCTAATCATTCATGATTAAGATTTTTTTTATTTACGATGGTACACCATCGCTGTGATTATCGAAACAAGGACACCAAATCCAAGCATAGTTACTAAAAAGCTACCTACTTCTCCCGTAGATGGGAGCGATGCTTTTCTAGATTTGTCATTTGTGGTCGTTTCTGGTTGACTAGGTTT from Streptococcus ruminantium includes:
- the pgfM1 gene encoding glycosyltransferase PgfM1 gives rise to the protein MKLFTRLYQRLLNSLKAHRKLSTYIISALLPMVIILVVWSFIGMYPFGIKSLMAVDFGQQYISFYGFLKSAILSGDWSSFFYSFTKSLGGDMLGVLAYYLLSPFNLIYIITPFSHFSLAVFLTIWLRYGAIGLSFAYLLVRRYKALEGNAWLVPFASTAYALSGMLVSYQMNPIFYDAMILLPLVIAVLEELLDGGKPFCYIWTIALTFFLQFYMGYMIGIFVALYACFYVSPRLAVEGDWKKKLGSFFSPLLRTFSYSVMAIGLVSVLIYPVALNLMQSKGQVGTGLTFRLALQINPLDILSKLTIGGFDTTSGWSAGPNLPNIYVGALALFGFILYFKFAKVHHNQKISASIITVIFFISFVNEFASKIWHMGQNPAGFFFRFSWILSFYMVLLAFQAFKESPKISNKGFGIGCVILIASATYVLSQKYSYISKEQPQMVTDFVKQNYLLIFLFTGLFVTGIFYCYWKKWQYSKKNRLIFSVVLVSAMVLGLFLLQQGYLLSQVALTIMVWLSVLLVFYLGPGRLGWVMLAFITILELGYNAYLSQVTLHYANAYKFSDATISVKHVTDSLQDSAKTKFYRIGSSFSYSKTAPTLLSYPGLSSFSSSLERSTMNLFAYLGDVGVNAATQYANGTALTDALYGVRYYMDVKDFTQKEVEMNPKKMYFTRYSKRFDLPEYYINKVYDDDRYVVYENPNVLSIAFGTNTLVRNIQFGFNNPVANQNIILNSMVGNSKNDIHYFQTFGFSRVETENMKESTNDKGEKVYDRIDSNRPGIVRYKIIPKSSYTYYFLTPYFLNKAEGRLSILLNNKWLTNQKSFSQRQLWQLTSNTEGEETVLELRYSMDGVNLEGAGLVRADNDAIRRVLRERLKQNMVVTEWTNTTVKGTVDITDDSNIMMTTIPYSEGWTVKVDGRMVVAKKAWNSLLSFPITAGRHTIEMYFFPQGLIVGAVFSLVSLMIVVSLYYADKNCSNNENSQRDERKIIGKDSLDQIVC
- the pgfS gene encoding glycosyltransferase PgfS — translated: MKLTVLITFFNEENILTKTHDEMSRQLDSMLGIGLSDYELLYVDDGSSDATLELIETIAADSSRVRYISLSRNFGREGAILAGFKYATGDAVMVMDGDLQHPPYLIPEFVAAYKEGYDIVSGQRDRVGESKLASLFAKVFYDVSNHSMDVRLTDGKSELRLLSRRAVETFIALPEYNRFNKGLYEWIGFKEKVIPYKNQVRITGKSKFGLKKSFNYAIQGIISFNDKPLRVCVQFGLISLGIALLYLLVELVRYFMYAGHRVSGYFTTIAAIILFSGVQLISIGILGEYIGKIYYEVKQRPHFVVGETNIEAARKDRVG